The proteins below are encoded in one region of Juglans microcarpa x Juglans regia isolate MS1-56 chromosome 4D, Jm3101_v1.0, whole genome shotgun sequence:
- the LOC121261074 gene encoding uncharacterized protein LOC121261074 isoform X2 translates to MAEDPELVSSRSQSTSPFPSPPSSSSSSAATTQESTSEDILPQSQVPLFSSFPACQNGVFPMFPVMYPALIPGLNTLQNQEQINRGAGIYAVPTFPYMGPVSGLPSNALIPLTYNIPTRHSSEAGVGAVGEEQGEAGQQPAPQRQVVVRRFQIAFQLDLLLILKLAAVIFLFNQDGSRHRLIVLVFFASLVYLYQTGALTPIIRWLSQGMQRAAVPHHPPRPAVRADNVPAAARQGVENAAVVGSLHIILC, encoded by the exons ATGGCGGAAGATCCCGAATTGGTTTCGTCGCGCTCTCAGTCTACTTCTCCCTTTCCTTCTCCTCCTTCATCGTCGTCTTCTTCTGCTGCTACTACCCAGGAATCTACCTCTGAAGACATTCTCCCGCAATCTCAG GTTCCACTATTCTCCAGTTTTCCAGCTTGCCAAAATGGTGTTTTTCCGATGTTCCCAGTCATGTACCCCGCTCTTATTCCAGGCTTAAATACCTTACAAAATCAGGAACAGATTAATCGTGGAGCTGGCATTTATGCCGTTCCTACTTTCCCATATATGGGGCCTGTTTCTGGACTTCCATCTAACGCTCTTATTCCCCTTACCTACAATATACCAAC TAGACACAGTTCTGAGGCTGGGGTTGGGGCTGTGGGTGAAGAACAGGGGGAAGCAGGGCAACAGCCTGCACCTCAAAGACAAGTCGTTGTAAGGAGATTTCAAATTGCTTTTCAGCTTGATTTGTTGCTTATTCTAAAGCTGGCAGCAGTAATCTTTTTGTTCAACCAAGATGGATCAAGACACAGGCTCATTGTTCTTGTGTTTTTTGCTTCACTTGTCTACCT ATACCAAACTGGAGCTCTGACTCCAATAATACGGTGGCTGTCACAAGGCATGCAGAGAGCAGCTGTGCCTCACCATCCACCAAGGCCTGCTGTCAGGGCTGATAATGTTCCGGCTGCTGCAAGACAGGGAGTTGAGAATGCTGCTGTAGTAG GTAGTTTACATATTATTCTCTGCTAG